From Carassius auratus strain Wakin chromosome 22, ASM336829v1, whole genome shotgun sequence, a single genomic window includes:
- the LOC113040104 gene encoding G-protein coupled receptor 52-like — protein sequence MNRSELIEPVPTVNSSLSGHFGVSLNHSCPLGWGQNKAMEACVIETAVIVLLTVLIIAGNLTVIFVFHCAPLLHHYTTSYFIQTMAYADLLVGLSCLVPTLSLLHYPAGVQEPITCQVFSYVISVLKSVSMACLACISVDRYLAITKPLSYNQLVTPCRLRCCIVLIWIYSCVVFLPSFFGWGKPGYHGDIFEWCAHSWPTSALFTGFVVCLLYAPAALVVCFTYFHIFRICQQHNREINERRARFPSQEMETAEGGNHAGHGPDRRYAMVLFRITSVFYMLWLPYIFYFLLESSHVLDSPALSFVTTWLAISNSFCNCVIYSLSNSVFRLGMRRLSQTLCSSCSFSPCTHDDKDFGEPKPRKRANSCSI from the coding sequence ATGAACCGGTCGGAGCTGATCGAACCGGTTCCCACTGTAAACAGCAGCCTCAGCGGTCACTTCGGCGTGTCCCTAAACCATTCCTGCCCCCTAGGCTGGGGGCAGAACAAGGCCATGGAAGCATGCGTCATAGAGACTGCTGTCATTGTGTTGCTGACGGTGCTCATCATTGCTGGGAATTTAACGGTGATCTTTGTGTTTCATTGTGCCCCGTTGTTACACCACTACACCACCAGTTACTTCATCCAGACTATGGCCTACGCGGATCTGCTGGTGGGGCTAAGTTGCCTGGTTCCCACCCTTTCCTTGCTCCATTACCCAGCTGGTGTCCAAGAGCCAATCACCTGTCAGGTGTTCAGCTACGTCATCTCTGTTCTCAAGAGCGTATCGATGGCTTGTTTGGCTTGCATTAGCGTGGACCGCTATCTGGCTATTACCAAGCCTCTCTCCTACAACCAGCTGGTAACACCCTGCCGCCTTCGCTGCTGCATCGTTCTCATATGGATCTACTCTTGCGTGGTATTTCTCCCATCTTTCTTTGGCTGGGGTAAGCCGGGGTACCATGGGGATATCTTTGAATGGTGTGCCCACTCTTGGCCCACTTCTGCACTCTTCACTGGCTTTGTTGTGTGCCTGCTGTACGCCCCTGCGGCCCTAGTGGTCTGTTTCACCTACTTCCACATATTCCGCATCTGCCAGCAGCACAACCGAGAGATCAATGAGCGACGGGCACGCTTTCCCAGCCAGGAGATGGAAACTGCTGAAGGGGGCAACCACGCAGGCCACGGGCCAGACCGGAGGTACGCAATGGTGCTCTTCCGGATCACCAGTGTTTTCTACATGCTTTGGCTcccctacattttttatttccttCTGGAGAGCTCCCATGTGCTGGACAGCCCTGCCCTCTCCTTTGTAACCACCTGGTTAGCAATTAGCAACAGCTTCTGCAACTGTGTCATTTATAGCCTGTCCAACAGTGTATTCCGGCTGGGGATGCGTAGACTCTCACAGACGCTCTGCTCCTCCTGCTCATTCAGCCCCTGCACTCATGATGACAAGGACTTTGGAGAGCCAAAGCCAAGAAAGAGAGCCAACTCCTGCTCCATCTGA